From a single Shewanella denitrificans OS217 genomic region:
- a CDS encoding FG-GAP repeat domain-containing protein, which translates to MDFTMIKNKAKLFFLISLMASSLSTASVADIISIEIGGKGTINASEASITCDVNCIIENDLPLNTLIATPKDNGSFYGWTGQMCDFGDQLIVNETESIITRTTGGSKTLVSADINGDGFIDLASIQLFNGKVTTLINDGSGEFKQHVVVTNLNYPTALAFYDWDNDGDQDLAVAEFGSSKIKLFYNNGNGGMEFNRDIIIEGVMPYSISITDINSDKQPDLIISSFTADTSGDLFQLVNSIKNENTSLYVNDNNNFTVMNKLSDTAAMTLDSYLQEDSEKLIVVAAEIIKGDVALYTIDKKDVIRTLVDSVGASYGVAFGDVDNNGLIDILASYYRPSILGLYYNQGNNTFSAMHTITRKTEGLTATSIADFNNDGYDDLATGEFNSDKFYYFPTKSYKDCIIEKGSNISLMATFSQASQPQEVIVPNSESASGGSISLFILLSILSCMFIRVRYT; encoded by the coding sequence ATGGATTTTACAATGATAAAAAATAAAGCAAAATTGTTTTTTTTAATTAGCCTCATGGCATCGAGCTTAAGTACTGCATCCGTTGCAGATATTATTAGCATTGAGATAGGAGGAAAGGGAACAATCAATGCATCTGAAGCGAGTATAACTTGTGATGTAAATTGCATAATTGAGAATGATCTTCCATTAAATACTTTGATAGCAACACCTAAGGATAATGGTAGCTTTTATGGCTGGACAGGGCAGATGTGTGATTTTGGTGACCAGCTTATAGTAAATGAGACTGAATCCATTATCACGAGAACAACTGGCGGTTCCAAAACATTAGTTAGTGCAGATATTAATGGAGATGGGTTTATTGATCTGGCCTCAATTCAACTTTTTAATGGGAAGGTTACCACTTTAATAAATGATGGCTCAGGTGAATTTAAGCAACATGTAGTAGTGACGAATTTGAATTATCCTACAGCGTTAGCTTTTTATGATTGGGATAATGATGGAGATCAAGATTTAGCTGTTGCTGAATTTGGAAGTTCAAAAATTAAATTATTTTATAATAATGGTAATGGGGGGATGGAGTTCAATCGAGATATTATTATTGAAGGAGTAATGCCATATTCAATATCCATTACAGATATAAATAGTGATAAGCAGCCTGATTTAATTATTTCCTCATTCACAGCCGATACGAGTGGTGATTTGTTTCAATTAGTCAATAGCATAAAAAATGAAAACACTAGCCTTTATGTTAATGATAATAATAATTTTACCGTTATGAATAAATTGTCAGATACTGCCGCTATGACACTTGACTCTTATCTTCAGGAAGATTCTGAAAAACTTATTGTTGTTGCTGCAGAAATAATTAAAGGTGACGTTGCACTTTATACCATAGATAAAAAGGATGTAATTAGAACATTGGTTGATTCAGTAGGTGCAAGTTATGGTGTTGCTTTCGGTGATGTGGATAACAATGGCTTGATAGATATTCTTGCATCCTATTATAGGCCATCAATTTTGGGACTATATTACAACCAAGGGAATAATACCTTTTCAGCGATGCACACTATAACAAGAAAAACTGAGGGATTAACAGCAACCTCAATTGCTGATTTTAATAATGATGGATATGATGATCTGGCAACAGGGGAGTTCAATAGTGACAAGTTTTACTATTTCCCAACAAAAAGTTATAAAGATTGTATTATAGAAAAAGGGAGTAACATTTCATTGATGGCAACCTTTAGCCAGGCTAGTCAACCTCAAGAGGTTATCGTGCCTAATTCAGAGTCTGCATCAGGAGGTTCTATTTCTCTGTTTATATTATTAAGTATTTTATCTTGTATGTTTATTAGAGTGAGATATACGTAA
- a CDS encoding DEAD/DEAH box helicase, which produces MSSNERTFRELGLSENLLRALDELGYENPTPIQSASIDPLMAGKDIIGQAQTGTGKTGAFALPLLNKVDMKINAPQILVLAPTRELAVQVAEAFGSYAKHMKGFHVLPIYGGQSMHQQLSALKRGPQVIVGTPGRVMDHMRRGTLKLDSLKALVLDEADEMLKMGFIDDIEWVLEHKPKDSQLALFSATMPEQIKRVAAKHLTNPVNISIAASTTTVESIDQRFVQVSQHNKLEALVRVLEVENTEGVIIFVRTRNSCVELAEKLEARGYASSPLHGDMNQQARERAVDQLKRGKLDILIATDVAARGLDVERIGHVVNYDIPYDTEAYVHRIGRTGRAGRTGMAILFVTSREMRMLRTIERATNSRIAPMKVPSPESVAERRLSRLGELIQETLNGDLDFMKSAVAELCQQLEVDTDLLAAALLQQVQAERPLQLPAIQERQRDSRDERSERSGERSERSGDRGERSQRPRRDARPAPTSFGGPEGLKDNPDVKMNRYVIDVGRDNGVGVGNIVGAIANEANLDSRYIGQIQLYDQVTTVDLPDGMPKDVLQHLRKVRVCGRALNLREAGSETFVDSGRSSAPRSDRPSRPRGDRPAGAERRPRKPRDNG; this is translated from the coding sequence GAGAATTTGTTGCGTGCTCTTGACGAGCTAGGTTATGAAAACCCTACCCCAATTCAATCTGCTAGTATCGATCCGCTTATGGCGGGTAAAGATATTATCGGTCAGGCACAAACAGGTACAGGTAAAACTGGCGCCTTCGCTCTGCCGTTACTAAATAAAGTGGACATGAAAATCAATGCACCACAGATTTTAGTCCTAGCCCCAACACGTGAACTCGCCGTTCAGGTTGCCGAAGCATTCGGTAGCTACGCTAAACACATGAAAGGCTTCCACGTACTGCCGATTTACGGCGGTCAAAGCATGCATCAGCAATTAAGCGCCCTTAAGCGTGGACCACAAGTGATTGTTGGTACTCCTGGTCGCGTAATGGATCACATGCGTCGTGGCACTTTAAAATTAGATTCATTAAAAGCACTCGTGCTTGATGAAGCTGATGAAATGCTAAAAATGGGCTTTATCGATGATATCGAATGGGTATTAGAGCATAAGCCAAAAGACAGCCAACTTGCCCTTTTCTCTGCCACTATGCCAGAGCAAATTAAGCGTGTTGCTGCTAAGCATTTAACCAACCCAGTGAACATCAGCATTGCTGCTAGCACAACGACAGTTGAATCTATCGATCAACGTTTCGTACAAGTATCACAGCACAACAAACTTGAAGCCCTAGTGCGCGTATTAGAAGTTGAAAACACTGAAGGTGTTATCATTTTCGTTCGTACCCGTAATAGTTGTGTTGAGTTAGCTGAAAAGCTAGAAGCTCGCGGCTATGCTTCATCGCCACTCCATGGCGACATGAATCAACAAGCCCGTGAACGCGCCGTTGATCAGCTTAAGCGTGGCAAATTAGACATTCTAATTGCAACAGATGTTGCGGCTCGTGGTCTAGACGTTGAACGTATTGGTCACGTAGTAAACTACGATATCCCTTATGATACAGAAGCTTATGTTCACCGTATCGGCCGTACTGGTCGTGCTGGTCGTACAGGTATGGCAATTTTGTTTGTGACTAGCCGTGAAATGCGCATGCTGCGCACTATCGAGCGCGCCACCAACAGCCGCATCGCTCCCATGAAAGTGCCAAGCCCTGAGTCAGTGGCAGAGCGCCGTTTGTCTCGTTTAGGCGAGCTAATTCAAGAAACCTTAAATGGTGACTTGGACTTCATGAAGAGTGCAGTTGCCGAATTATGCCAACAGCTAGAAGTTGATACTGATTTACTTGCCGCTGCACTTTTACAGCAAGTACAAGCCGAACGTCCGCTGCAATTACCTGCCATCCAAGAGCGTCAGCGTGATTCTCGTGATGAGCGCAGTGAACGTAGTGGCGAGCGCAGTGAACGTAGTGGTGACCGCGGCGAACGCAGCCAGCGTCCACGTCGTGATGCACGTCCAGCGCCTACTAGCTTTGGTGGCCCAGAAGGCCTTAAAGATAACCCAGACGTGAAGATGAACCGTTATGTTATCGATGTAGGTCGTGATAATGGTGTTGGTGTAGGTAACATTGTTGGCGCAATCGCTAACGAAGCTAACCTAGACAGCCGTTACATAGGTCAAATCCAATTGTACGATCAAGTGACTACCGTTGATTTGCCTGATGGTATGCCAAAAGATGTACTGCAGCACTTACGTAAAGTCCGTGTCTGTGGCCGTGCATTAAACTTGCGTGAAGCAGGCAGTGAAACGTTCGTTGACTCAGGTCGCAGCAGTGCACCACGTAGCGATCGTCCAAGCCGTCCACGTGGCGACCGTCCAGCAGGTGCTGAACGTCGTCCACGTAAGCCAAGAGATAACGGCTAA